From a single Lolium rigidum isolate FL_2022 chromosome 7, APGP_CSIRO_Lrig_0.1, whole genome shotgun sequence genomic region:
- the LOC124675089 gene encoding putative cysteine-rich receptor-like protein kinase 16, translated as MATLSGVGQVATVAQLAGIDAYGLIKMIVEAVQTVKRNKETCQKLARRVKMIGDLLQELHEAQLMQHRDTRNPVEQLEETLRRAFMLITTCQDSSFMYHCFTGGNQACQLQEVENDIAFYLQIFPLVSHVDTSRTFVLDLSRRQPSHTEEYAKEAQILKDDSGHATSPKFKATSETVESRLQEVNQNSANSKEKLTGNHFSNGPQKRKAERIAVDKDILVNLLCAERCSRLLLFNLSQVVKFTENFKWDNVVGRGAFGYVYKGKLPSGTEIAVKRFAASSTQGLEEFTAEIETIANLQHRNVIRLLGFCIQREKDFLGFHIQHEEMILVYEYMPNKSLASFLYSYTKTRESLNWSKRLHIIEGIAQGLVYLHDLSHQCVVHMDLKANNILLDYDMNPKISDFGMARILPSSGTEETSDTVKGTNGYMDPEYIKYGKFSVKSDVYSFGILILEI; from the exons ATGGCAACTTTGAGTGGTGTGGGTCAAGTGGCCACCGTTGCGCAGCTAGCAGGGATAGATGCATATGGGCTGATCAAGATGATTGTGGAGGCAGTGCAGACGGTCAAGAGGAACAAAGAGACCTGCCAGAAGCTCGCGAGGCGTGTGAAGATGATAGGTGACCTGCTGCAGGAGCTTCATGAGGCACAACTGATGCAACACCGAGATACGAGGAACCCAGTGGAGCAGCTGGAGGAGACACTTCGGCGAGCATTTATGCTCATCACAACCTGCCAGGACAGCAGTTTCATGTATCATTGCTTTACTGGAGGTAATCAGGCTTGCCAGTTACAGGAGGTGGAGAATGATATCGCCTTCTACCTCCAGATATTCCCCCTCGTGAGCCATGTAGATACTTCCCGTACTTTCGTCCTGGATTTGAGCAGACGTCAACCTTCACATACAGAG GAGTATGCCAAGGAGGCGCAGATACTAAAAGACGATTCAGGCCATGCAACTTCACCAAA GTTTAAAGCCACATCTGAGACAGTTGAATCAAGACTCCAGGAAGTAAATCAGAATTCGGCAAATAGTAAAGAAAAGTTAACAG GGAACCATTTTTCCAATGGACCACAAAAAAGGAAGGCTGAACGAATAGCTGTGGACAAGGACATACTTGTAAACCTATTATGTGCTGAGAGATGTTCAAGATTGTTGCTGTTTAATCTTTCTCAGGTCGTAAAGTTTACAGAAAATTTCAAATGGGATAACGTGGTTGGACGTGGTGCTTTTGGTTATGTTTACAAG ggaaaacTGCCTAGTGGAACTGAGATTGCGGTCAAAAGATTTGCAGCATCGTCAACTCAAGGTTTAGAAGAATTCACTGCTGAGATTGAAacaattgcaaatcttcaacatAGAAATGTAATTAGGCTACTTGGGTTTTGCATTCAAAGAGAAAAGGACTTTCTTGGATTTCATATTCAGCATGAAGAGATGATTCTTGTCTACGAATACATGCCAAACAAGAGCCTGGCTTCTTTTCTCTACAGCT ATACAAAGACAAGAGAATCACTTAATTGGTCTAAACGCCTCCATATAATTGAAGGGATAGCTCAGGGTCTTGTTTACCTGCATGATCTATCTCATCAATGTGTTGTCCACATGGATTTGAAAGCAAATAATATATTGTTAGATTATGACATGAACCCTAAGATTTCTGATTTTGGGATGGCTAGAATATTGCCTTCTAGTGGGACTGAAGAGACCTCAGATACTGTTAAGGGCACAAA TGGTTATATGGATCCTGAATATATCAAGTATGGGAAATTCTCAGTGAAGTCTGATGTTTATAGCTTCGGCATCCTGATCCTTGAGATC
- the LOC124674302 gene encoding receptor-like protein kinase gives MAKCWLLLLLLAFLLPLSSATPCHPDDLHALHGFARSLSGGGVLLRAAWFGASCCSWGGVGCDGASGRVTTLWLPGHGLEGAIPGACLAGLAHLQELNLANNRLMGTIPSWFGELHHLRYLDLSDNSLVGGVPKNLHIRLKGLSTARRSLGMAFTNMRLHVKPSRRALLQQPNTITGTNNSVRSGSNNVVSGNDNTVISGNNNTVSGANNTVVTGSNNVISGSNHVVSENNHVVTDNNNSVSGNSNTVSGSFQTVTGSHNTVSGSRNTVSGSNDTVSGSNHVVPGSNQVVTGG, from the coding sequence ATGGCGAAATgctggctgctgctgctcctcttGGCGTTCCTCTTGCCCCTGTCAAGCGCGACGCCGTGCCACCCCGATGACCTGCACGCACTGCATGGCTTCGCTAGGAGCCTCAGCGGTGGGGGTGTCCTCCTCCGTGCCGCATGGTTCGGCGCTTCATGCTGTAGTTGGGGAGGTGTGGGCTGCGACGGCGCAAGCGGCCGCGTCACAACGTTGTGGCTCCCCGGGCACGGCCTCGAGGGGGCCATCCCAGGAGCATGTTTAGCGGGCCTGGCGCACCTACAGGAGCTCAATCTTGCCAACAACAGACTGATGGGCACCATCCCATCGTGGTTCGGTGAGCTCCACCACCTTCGCTACTTGGATCTCTCTGATAATTCATTGGTTGGCGGGGTGCCCAAGAATTTGCACATACGGCTCAAGGGTCTCAGCACCGCACGTCGTTCACTTGGTATGGCTTTCACTAACATGCGATTGCATGTGAAACCTAGCAGAAGAGCACTCCTCCAGCAACCAAATACAATAACCGGAACTAACAACAGTGTCAGATCTGGGAGCAACAACGTTGTTTCTGGGAACGACAACACTGTCATATCTGGGAACAATAACACCGTCTCTGGGGCCAACAACACTGTCGTAACCGGGAGTAACAATGTCATAAGTGGCAGCAATCATGTCGTATCGGAAAACAACCATGTCGTAACCGACAACAACAATTCTGTATCCGGGAACAGCAATACCGTATCAGGGAGCTTCCAAACTGTCACCGGTAGCCACAATACTGTATCTGGGAGCCGCAATACGGTGTCTGGCAGCAATGATACCGTATCTGGAAGCAACCATGTCGTACCTGGAAGCAACCAAGTCGTGACGGGAGGTTAA